The Longimicrobium sp. genome contains the following window.
CGCGTTCCGGGGAGCCCCCGGAAGTCCATTGGAGAAGCCCGGAATCTAACGGAATCGGCGCGTCCGATCAACCCGCGGACCTGCTATTTGCGTGAGAGCGACACGGCAACCAGCCTCTCTCGGCCCGCCTTCAGGGCGGCCTCAGGAAGAAGCTGGTCTGAGTAAGGATCTGCATGAGGTACTTCCGCTCGATCGCTCCCAGGTACCGCTGCAGCCGAATTCGATCCACCGTGCGAAGCTGATCGCAGAGAAACCAGGTTTCGTGCTCCAGTCCTCCGGACCCGGCGGGAACCCTCACCCGCCCAGGGTAGCGTTTCTCCTGCGTGGTGCCCGGGACCACCATGCAAAGTCCGGTTCGATTCAGTTCGTTGACGGACAAGACAAGAGCAGGCCGGGTACCAGCCTGCTCGTGTCCCTCCACGGATCGAAATTGGCGAGCCAGACGTCTCCTTGTTCTGGAGCTTCCCTACTCATCGCGCAAGCCGTCCATCAGCGTCCCGTCGAAGGACCGGCGTTCGCGTTCAAGCTCGGCCCACGCTTCGGGGTGGTTGGCGCGCAGATCCGAGTGGAACGCTTCGTACTCCTGCAGGAACAGACGGCATTCCGCCTCTTCGAGTGCCTGTGCCGCAGCGGGGGCCTGGCGAGCGTCCCTGAGACGCGCCAGAAGGCTGCGAAGGGCAGCGCGACCGGCGTCTCGCGCCGGATCCCGAGCGATGCTGGGCATCTCTTCTCTCTCCTCGGATGGGTCTCATACGGCGTATCCGCGGGTGGCTCACGCAGAGCCGCGTAAAATCTTCAATACCCATGATTGTGTTGTCAACACGACTGGTAGACAGTCACGGGTGCAGATCACAGGGGACAGCCCGCACGTTGACCCCTGTTCCCCATCCCCTGTACCCTGCCGTCCCTACCGCCACTCCATCAGCATACGGCGGATGTCGTCGCGGTGGCTGCTCTCGTCGACGATCAGGTTCTCGAGCTGCACGCGGATGGAGATCTCGCCGCACGCGTCGGCCTGCTGGATGCGCTTCGTGTAGCGCTCGATGGTGTCCACCTCGGCCTGCAGCGCGTTCTCCAGCATCTCCCGCGCGTCGCGCGCGATCGGGACCGGCGGCACGTGCACGGTGGGGGTGCCGCCCAGCGCCACGATCTTGTCGGCCAGGAAGGCGGCGTGCCCCAGCTCGTCGGGGATCTCGCCCTCGAAGAAGGCGCG
Protein-coding sequences here:
- a CDS encoding ferritin-like domain-containing protein; this translates as MSDVSELIDGMNEDLSAEYQAVVLYRTYAAMVAGPYRQQLRAFFEGEIPDELGHAAFLADKIVALGGTPTVHVPPVPIARDAREMLENALQAEVDTIERYTKRIQQADACGEISIRVQLENLIVDESSHRDDIRRMLMEWR